A single genomic interval of Alteromonas sp. CI.11.F.A3 harbors:
- the arfB gene encoding alternative ribosome rescue aminoacyl-tRNA hydrolase ArfB gives MITITPTITLEDSDIEMQAIRAQGAGGQNVNKVSSAIHLRLDIPASSLPQEVKDTLLNTKDSRISNDGVFVLKAQNSRTQEQNREDAIVRLKAWIVSATKKQKPRKATRMSRAVKARRGEAKKQQSVRKSMRKKVDI, from the coding sequence ATGATTACGATTACCCCTACTATCACGCTAGAAGATAGCGACATTGAAATGCAAGCCATCAGAGCACAAGGTGCTGGCGGGCAGAATGTAAATAAAGTGAGCAGTGCTATTCATCTGCGCCTTGATATACCTGCCTCATCTTTGCCTCAAGAGGTAAAAGATACGCTGCTCAATACAAAAGACAGCCGCATCTCTAACGATGGTGTGTTTGTTCTAAAAGCGCAAAATTCTCGAACTCAAGAACAGAATAGGGAAGATGCTATTGTGCGTTTAAAAGCATGGATAGTCAGTGCCACTAAAAAACAAAAACCAAGGAAGGCAACCCGCATGAGTCGTGCAGTAAAAGCGAGGCGTGGCGAGGCCAAAAAGCAACAAAGTGTGAGAAAATCTATGCGGAAAAAAGTGGATATTTAA